TCATCAGATTGAAGTTTATCGTAAACAAAATACTTTGCTACTAATAAACCTGCTATTAATCCTACCGGGTTTACCGATTGTGCTAAATTTAAACGTTGGGTTGCAGTTTCTCTAGCTCCCATTGCTAAAATGTATGGATTGGCAGCTGTTTCTAAAAAAGCTAAACCAAACGTTAATACATATAATCCTAAACAGAAAAACCAAAATTGCTCTGTAATAGCCGCTGGATAAAACAATAATGCACCACCAGCATATAAACCTAAACCTATTAAAACCCCAACTTTATACGAGTATTTACGCATAAACATAGCTGCCGGTAAGGCCATACAAAAGTAACCCCCGTAAAATGCCATTTGTACCCAAGAGGCTTGTGTGTTGGTTAATTCTAATACTTTTTTAAAGGCATTTACCATAGGATCGGTAACGGCATTTGCAAATCCCCAAAGGGCAAATAATGACGTTACAAGTATAAATGGAATAAGTACTTTTTTTGATACTACAGGTATTTTTGGTGTGGTATTCATATAAATTAGTTAGGATAGCTTGTTAATTTTTAATTGAAAAAATGACGTATTATATAGAACGATCGAGGTGTGTGTACCCGCCGTCTACATAAAGTAATTGCCCCGTGGTATGGCTAGATTTACTAGATAATAGAAAAGCGACTGTATCGCCAATTTCTTCAGCCGTTGTCATACGATTTTCAAAAGGAATATTTTTTGTAATGGCTTCTAGCTTTTCTTCCTTATCTGGGAATGTGCTAATCCATTTTTCGTATAATGGTGTGTAACATTCGGCAACAATTAATGCGTTTACACGAATGCTATATGGCAATAACTCTACAGCCCATTCTCTGGTTAAAGCATTTCGCCCACCGTTTGATGCGGCATAACCCGAAGTACCACCTTGTCCTGTATCGGCTGTTTTAGAACCAATATTTACAATAGCGCCTTTGCTCTTTTTAAGCTCTGGTAATGCGTAGTGCGCCATTAAGTAATAATGTACAACATTACGTTTTAAAGACTCCATGAAACCTTCGTAATTACCGCTTTCTAAGCCAACACCATCGTTAACGCCTGCGTTATTTACTAAGCCATCAATTTGACCATATTTTTCTACTACAGCTGCCACTGCTTTTTCGCATTGTACAGGATCGGTAAGTTCTGCTAGTGCATAAAATATATCGATACCTTGTTTAGAAAACACGTCGATAACCTCGTCTACACTGGCTTTATTTCTAGTTATAATTACAGGTTTAGCACCTTCACGAATTAAGGATTCTACAATCCCTAAGCCGATACCTTTGGAGCCTCCGGTAACTATAATAACTTTATCTTTTAAATTTAAATCCATAATTTGAATTTTAGTTTTAGTTGTAGTTCTACGTTTATAAATTGTAAATCTTTATGGCATTTTCGCCCATAATTTGGCGTTGTTCTTCTTCCGAGAAATCGATAAAATAGTTTTCAATAATTTGTAAAACACTTTTATATTCCGCAGCTAAAAAACATACAGGCCAATCGGATCCAAATAGTAATCTATCGGTTCCAAAAGCATCAACCATTGTATCTAAAAATGGTGTAAAATCTTCTGGTTGAAAATTAAAATCTTCCGTTTCGGTAACCATACCCGAAATTTTGCAAGCCACATTTTTGAATGTGCCTAATTTCTTGATATGCTTTACCCAATCGGGATCTAATCCTTTTGAAATTTGTGGTTTCGCGATATGGTCGATCACAAATTGCTGGTTCGGAAATTTTTCGACCAATTTGACCACATTTGCCAAATGTTTTGGAAAAATTAAAACATCGTAAGCTAAGTTGAATTGACTTAGTTTACTAATACCTTGCTGAAAATCTTCGCGTAAAACAAAGTCTTCGTTTTCTACTTGTAATAAATAACGAACGCCTTTAAACCTCTCGTTTTTAGAAAAATGCTTTAAGCGCGCTTCCACATTATCTGCGCATAAATCGACCCAGCCAACAACACCTTTTATAAAAGGATTTTTATCGGCTAAATCTAATAAAAATTGGGTTTCAGCTTCCGACGGATTGGCCTCTACCACAATGCACCCATCAATAGCATTGGCATCTAAAATAGGTTTTAAATCCTTAGGAAGAAAATCTTTTCTTATCACTTCCATAGAAGCATCAATCCAGCTATCTCTAACTGGATTGTAACTCCAAAAATGCTGATGCGCATCTATTTTCATTATTTTTTGTATGCTTTTACCGATTGCTTAGAGACACCTAAACCTTCAATACCTAATTCCATAACATCGCCAGGTTTTAAGTATGTTGGAGGTGTTAAACCTAAACCAACACCAAATGGCGTACCTGTAGAAATAATATCTCCAGGAAGTAAGGTCATGAATTGACTAATATGACTTACCACGTGTTGTACGTTAAAAATAAAATCAGATGTTGAGCTATTTTGCATCATTTCTCCGTTAATTTTTAACCAAAGGTTTAAGTTATTCGGATCTTTAATTTCGTCTGTTGTAGCAATAAAAGGTCCTACTGGTGCGAATGTATCACAACCTTTACCTTTACACCATTGTCCCGATTTTTCTATTTGAAAAGCACGCTCACTTACATCGTTATGCAATACATAACCTGCGATATGATCGAAAGCATCTGCCTCTTCTACATAAGATGCTTTTTTACCAATAACGATAGCTAATTCTACTTCCCAATCAGATTTCTCACTGTTTTTAGGAATAATAACATCATCATTTGGGCCTACTAAAGCTGTAGTCGATTTAAAAAATAATACCGGTTCTTTTGGGATATCCATACCAGCTTCTGCCGCGTGTTGTGCATAGTTTAAGCCTACACAAACAATTTTTGATGGTCTTGTTAATGGCACACCTAAACGTACATCGTCTGCTACGGTTGGGCAACTATCTTGGTTATCTTTTAACCAAGCTTTTAGTTTTCCAATACCATCGTTTCCAAAAAATTCTTCATTATAATCTGTTCCAAATGCCGATACATCGATTATTGTTCCGTCTTCTAATTGAACACCTGGTTGCTCGCTTCCTACTGCTCCAAATCTTATTAATTTCATCTTATCTGTATTTTATATTTGTAAAAGTATCGTTTTTTTTAATTTCCATTTAATGTTACAAAACCACCATCGATGGCATAGTTTGAGCCGGTGATAAAACCAGCTTCATCTGAGCATAAAAACAGCACTAAATCGGCCATTTCCTGAGGTTTCCCCATACGCCCAATAGGTTGAGTTGCCGATAATTTTTCGAACATTTCCTCTTCTTTTCCTGGGTAATTATTTTTAATAAACCCATCTACAAAAGGTGTATGTACACGTCCTGGTGCAATACAATTACAACGAATACCATCTTTTATAAAATCTTTTGCAATAGAATACGTCATCGTTAACACCGCTCCTTTTGTCATAGAATATGCAAAACGATCGTTAATACCAACCGTAGATGCAATAGATGCTAGGTTTAAAATTACGCCGTTCCCTGTTTTCTTTAAAGCAGGCAAACATGCTTTAA
The window above is part of the Algibacter sp. L3A6 genome. Proteins encoded here:
- a CDS encoding SDR family oxidoreductase; amino-acid sequence: MDLNLKDKVIIVTGGSKGIGLGIVESLIREGAKPVIITRNKASVDEVIDVFSKQGIDIFYALAELTDPVQCEKAVAAVVEKYGQIDGLVNNAGVNDGVGLESGNYEGFMESLKRNVVHYYLMAHYALPELKKSKGAIVNIGSKTADTGQGGTSGYAASNGGRNALTREWAVELLPYSIRVNALIVAECYTPLYEKWISTFPDKEEKLEAITKNIPFENRMTTAEEIGDTVAFLLSSKSSHTTGQLLYVDGGYTHLDRSI
- a CDS encoding fumarylacetoacetate hydrolase family protein — its product is MKLIRFGAVGSEQPGVQLEDGTIIDVSAFGTDYNEEFFGNDGIGKLKAWLKDNQDSCPTVADDVRLGVPLTRPSKIVCVGLNYAQHAAEAGMDIPKEPVLFFKSTTALVGPNDDVIIPKNSEKSDWEVELAIVIGKKASYVEEADAFDHIAGYVLHNDVSERAFQIEKSGQWCKGKGCDTFAPVGPFIATTDEIKDPNNLNLWLKINGEMMQNSSTSDFIFNVQHVVSHISQFMTLLPGDIISTGTPFGVGLGLTPPTYLKPGDVMELGIEGLGVSKQSVKAYKK
- a CDS encoding amidohydrolase family protein; amino-acid sequence: MKIDAHQHFWSYNPVRDSWIDASMEVIRKDFLPKDLKPILDANAIDGCIVVEANPSEAETQFLLDLADKNPFIKGVVGWVDLCADNVEARLKHFSKNERFKGVRYLLQVENEDFVLREDFQQGISKLSQFNLAYDVLIFPKHLANVVKLVEKFPNQQFVIDHIAKPQISKGLDPDWVKHIKKLGTFKNVACKISGMVTETEDFNFQPEDFTPFLDTMVDAFGTDRLLFGSDWPVCFLAAEYKSVLQIIENYFIDFSEEEQRQIMGENAIKIYNL
- a CDS encoding SDR family NAD(P)-dependent oxidoreductase, producing MTKFSLKNKVALVTGGGSGIGKAISLTFAEQGAEVHILDFNLEAAEQTVKEIEALGEKAAAHKCDVANQANVDSIVKTITENGAIDILINNAGIAHVGNIEGCEEADLDRLYNVNIKGVYNCIKACLPALKKTGNGVILNLASIASTVGINDRFAYSMTKGAVLTMTYSIAKDFIKDGIRCNCIAPGRVHTPFVDGFIKNNYPGKEEEMFEKLSATQPIGRMGKPQEMADLVLFLCSDEAGFITGSNYAIDGGFVTLNGN